In Macaca thibetana thibetana isolate TM-01 chromosome 8, ASM2454274v1, whole genome shotgun sequence, one DNA window encodes the following:
- the LOC126961090 gene encoding putative zinc finger protein 705G isoform X2, which translates to MQPQESLTFEDIALDFTQEEGALLNTSQKKLYKDVMLEITSHLVSIGGESALESQMTSTHHVSRRGTTVIILMEISFLRGSS; encoded by the exons ATGCAGCCACAG GAATCGTTGACATTTGAAGACATAGCTCTAGACTTCACCCAGGAAGAAGGGGCCTTGCTAAACACATCACAGAAGAAGCTGTACAAAGATGTGATGCTGGAAATTACCAGTCATCTGGTCAGCATTG gTGGAGAAAGTGCACTTGAAAGCCAAATGACATCCACGCATCATGTCAGCAGGAGAGGCACAACTGTCATCATCCTAATGG AAATCTCATTCTTAAGAGGATCTTCTTGA
- the LOC126961090 gene encoding putative zinc finger protein 705G isoform X1, producing the protein MQPQESLTFEDIALDFTQEEGALLNTSQKKLYKDVMLEITSHLVSIGYPLHKLGVIFQPEQGKELWKERTFFQDLRTSGESALESQMTSTHHVSRRGTTVIILMEISFLRGSS; encoded by the exons ATGCAGCCACAG GAATCGTTGACATTTGAAGACATAGCTCTAGACTTCACCCAGGAAGAAGGGGCCTTGCTAAACACATCACAGAAGAAGCTGTACAAAGATGTGATGCTGGAAATTACCAGTCATCTGGTCAGCATTG GGTATCCACTCCACAAATTAGGTGTGATTTTCCAACCAGAGCAAGGAAAGGAGCtatggaaagaaagaacatttttccaAGACCTGAGAACAA gTGGAGAAAGTGCACTTGAAAGCCAAATGACATCCACGCATCATGTCAGCAGGAGAGGCACAACTGTCATCATCCTAATGG AAATCTCATTCTTAAGAGGATCTTCTTGA
- the LOC126961102 gene encoding beta-defensin 107A, with protein sequence MPGAMKIFFFIFAALILLAQIFQARTAIHRALICKRMEGHCEAECLTFEVKIGGCRAELTPYCCKKRKKD encoded by the exons ATGCCTGGagccatgaaaatatttttctttatttttgctgctCTCATTCTTCTTGCTCAAATTTTCCAAG CCAGGACAGCAATTCATAGAGCACTAATTTGTAAGAGAATGGAAGGTCACTGTGAAGCTGAATGTCTTACCTTTGAAGTAAAGATTGGGGGCTGTAGAGCTGAATTAACACCATATTGctgcaaaaagagaaagaaagattaa